The following proteins are encoded in a genomic region of Alistipes shahii WAL 8301:
- a CDS encoding relaxase/mobilization nuclease domain-containing protein, with protein sequence MIGKIIAGSSFGATVSYVMKEQSRILGFEGIEPPGVQDMVRDFKDQTLLNPRIKNAVGHISLPFSPKDADRLTDPAMAQIAREYMERMGIRNTLFLIVRHMDQAHPHCHIVYNRVGNDGQTISDKNIKIRNGKVCKELTAKYGLYYPKGKEQVRRERLREPDKTKYAIYDAIRSCLPRCKSWSDLEKRLQERGITTTFKYCGNTDRRQGVLFGMNGYTFSGSKIDRAFSFSKLDRHFSQAQRIVTPISQPRYSAQAVGNLSAAVSHYRSAFAGLFGSRSNSGESLDLGGFGVAGGIILPPGGYCGSIAPEQMQRRIGESHEEHIARITALIRQATEAMLIEQAERSRRIREQQTKKRQIKIHR encoded by the coding sequence ATGATCGGTAAGATTATCGCCGGATCGTCGTTCGGTGCAACGGTCAGCTATGTAATGAAAGAGCAGTCGCGGATATTGGGTTTTGAGGGTATTGAGCCGCCGGGCGTGCAGGATATGGTACGCGATTTCAAAGACCAGACGCTATTGAATCCCCGGATCAAAAACGCAGTCGGACATATATCGTTACCCTTCTCTCCGAAAGATGCTGACCGACTGACCGACCCGGCTATGGCGCAGATTGCACGGGAGTATATGGAGCGCATGGGGATTCGGAACACACTGTTTCTAATCGTCCGGCACATGGATCAGGCGCATCCGCATTGTCATATCGTCTACAACCGGGTCGGAAACGACGGGCAGACCATATCGGACAAGAATATCAAAATCCGGAACGGCAAGGTTTGCAAGGAGCTTACAGCCAAGTATGGTTTATACTATCCGAAAGGCAAAGAGCAGGTGCGGCGTGAACGGTTGCGCGAGCCGGACAAGACCAAGTACGCCATTTACGACGCTATCCGGAGTTGTCTGCCCAGATGCAAGTCATGGAGCGATCTGGAGAAACGATTGCAGGAACGAGGTATTACGACCACATTCAAGTATTGCGGGAATACCGACCGCAGGCAGGGCGTATTGTTTGGTATGAACGGCTACACCTTTTCCGGCTCGAAGATTGACCGGGCTTTCAGCTTCTCCAAGTTAGACCGTCATTTCTCGCAGGCACAGCGGATCGTTACTCCCATCTCACAGCCCCGTTATTCCGCGCAGGCGGTCGGGAATTTATCGGCAGCAGTTAGCCATTACCGTTCGGCGTTCGCCGGGTTGTTCGGCAGTCGCAGTAATTCGGGCGAATCCCTCGATTTGGGCGGCTTCGGCGTGGCGGGCGGTATAATTTTACCACCGGGCGGGTATTGCGGCTCAATCGCCCCGGAACAGATGCAGCGGAGGATCGGGGAATCCCACGAGGAACACATTGCCCGCATTACGGCCCTGATCCGGCAGGCGACCGAAGCGATGCTGATCGAACAGGCCGAGCGAAGCCGCAGAATCCGGGAACAACAAACTAAAAAACGTCAAATTAAAATACATCGTTAA
- a CDS encoding helix-turn-helix transcriptional regulator — protein MKDLLSILRDAPGSIRLEVSGEDLLAFSKSLIDRAKEELAAQVAEARKERYLTKEQVKELCDVCDATLWHWNRKGYLKAVKVGNKVRYRTSDIQRILGERDGK, from the coding sequence ATGAAAGATTTATTATCCATCCTCCGGGATGCTCCGGGCAGCATCCGGCTGGAGGTAAGCGGCGAGGATCTGTTGGCTTTCTCCAAAAGCCTTATCGACCGCGCCAAAGAAGAGCTGGCTGCACAAGTCGCCGAAGCCCGCAAGGAACGTTACCTGACCAAAGAGCAGGTCAAAGAGCTATGCGATGTTTGCGACGCGACGCTCTGGCATTGGAACCGCAAAGGATATCTGAAAGCCGTTAAGGTCGGTAACAAGGTTCGCTACCGCACCTCGGACATTCAACGGATTCTCGGCGAGCGCGATGGCAAATAA
- a CDS encoding IS982 family transposase — protein MTNERLCIFLVFSNLIASKLLSSNRRMHNFIEKFTKINDICKKFAGNRVNEHGNVSRRGVIPTFSDLEVIALSLTAEAFGYDSENNLFKRLAESPEHIPNLISRRQFNVRRKLTACLAEDIRRDIAKSIDGGENVFVIDSKPVKVCQLARAKRCVMGNDNPQSAPSKGFCASQQMYYYGYKLHAICGISGVIHSYDITAANVHDIHYLDDAKWDYHDCLMLGDKGYLSAEVQQDLFETAHIKLEVPYRLNQKNWRNPSWAYRRFRKRIETVFSQLNDQFMMVRNYAKQTGGLFTRTAAKIAAMTVLQYINFCNHCKIGLVKDALF, from the coding sequence ATGACAAATGAAAGGTTGTGCATATTTCTGGTTTTTAGTAACTTAATAGCATCCAAACTATTGAGTTCAAACCGTCGTATGCACAACTTCATCGAAAAATTCACAAAAATCAACGACATCTGCAAGAAATTTGCAGGAAATCGTGTAAATGAACATGGCAATGTATCTCGCCGTGGAGTTATTCCCACCTTTTCTGATTTGGAAGTTATAGCTCTTTCTCTTACAGCCGAAGCATTCGGTTATGACAGCGAGAACAACCTCTTTAAGAGATTGGCTGAATCTCCCGAACATATCCCTAACCTTATATCCAGAAGACAGTTCAACGTCCGTCGCAAACTCACGGCTTGTCTTGCAGAAGACATCCGCAGGGATATTGCCAAGAGCATAGACGGTGGGGAAAATGTCTTTGTGATAGACTCCAAGCCTGTCAAAGTATGCCAGCTGGCACGAGCCAAGCGTTGCGTTATGGGAAATGATAATCCGCAAAGCGCACCTTCCAAAGGCTTTTGCGCCTCCCAACAAATGTATTACTATGGGTATAAGCTCCACGCTATCTGTGGAATAAGTGGTGTTATTCACTCTTATGATATAACGGCTGCAAATGTTCATGATATACATTATCTGGATGATGCAAAGTGGGATTATCACGACTGTCTTATGCTTGGAGATAAGGGGTATTTAAGTGCTGAGGTGCAACAAGACCTTTTCGAAACGGCTCATATCAAGCTTGAAGTCCCGTATCGCTTGAACCAAAAGAATTGGAGAAATCCTTCGTGGGCTTACAGGCGTTTCAGGAAGCGAATCGAAACCGTTTTCTCTCAACTTAACGACCAATTCATGATGGTACGCAATTATGCAAAGCAGACAGGCGGACTGTTTACACGTACTGCCGCAAAAATCGCTGCTATGACCGTGCTGCAATACATCAACTTCTGTAACCATTGTAAAATTGGTCTTGTTAAAGATGCTTTATTTTAA
- a CDS encoding DUF6043 family protein, translating to MGQQEYEAFKAKLREWMNTHPDEYAAFEEAMNARDYAGCQSVIFQAMSLIPRYRRLMSDKANEGLFEHVDEIEQAARQHDLAGKIIRECEQPGKDSTLPAMLCWLYFGKSFERMVERCEELRRSPDLGFLQKMTMSATIRLLISRSIKLELRTKQDWDAHREAMRLAESDRVLEWAAGTLPAEDAGEKRKPGRPSTTKSLVDMFSPAVTHPDVLRQKIGEYITKRHTQTDIARLKIALDELRYLVVPTNIKPFRDALQAEYGSDIRIVHERGIQEAYSRLTEPLLIGSAVSSRGSEALIIREIKDFLSQ from the coding sequence ATGGGCCAGCAGGAATACGAGGCTTTCAAAGCGAAGTTGCGGGAATGGATGAACACCCACCCCGACGAATACGCCGCATTCGAAGAGGCGATGAACGCCCGTGACTATGCAGGGTGCCAGTCGGTCATATTCCAAGCCATGTCCCTTATCCCCCGGTACCGGCGCCTAATGTCCGACAAAGCCAATGAAGGACTGTTCGAGCATGTCGATGAGATCGAACAGGCGGCCCGACAACACGACCTTGCCGGCAAGATCATCCGGGAGTGCGAACAGCCCGGCAAGGATTCCACGCTCCCGGCGATGCTTTGCTGGCTCTACTTCGGCAAGAGTTTCGAACGGATGGTAGAGCGTTGCGAAGAGCTGCGGCGCTCGCCCGATCTGGGATTCTTGCAGAAGATGACCATGAGCGCCACGATCAGACTGCTGATCTCCCGCTCCATCAAATTAGAACTGCGCACCAAGCAGGACTGGGATGCCCACCGCGAAGCGATGCGGCTGGCCGAAAGCGACCGGGTGCTGGAATGGGCTGCGGGCACTCTTCCGGCCGAAGATGCGGGTGAAAAGAGGAAACCCGGCCGGCCGAGTACGACCAAATCATTGGTGGACATGTTTTCACCGGCTGTCACGCATCCCGACGTGTTGCGGCAAAAGATCGGCGAATACATCACGAAGAGACACACCCAGACCGACATCGCACGGTTGAAGATCGCACTCGATGAATTGCGCTATCTGGTAGTTCCAACCAACATCAAACCGTTCCGCGATGCCCTGCAAGCGGAATACGGCTCTGACATCCGCATCGTCCACGAGCGGGGCATACAGGAAGCATACAGCCGCCTGACGGAACCGCTGCTTATCGGATCGGCCGTCAGCAGTCGGGGCAGCGAGGCCCTCATCATCCGGGAAATAAAAGATTTTCTATCGCAATAA
- a CDS encoding virulence-associated E family protein produces MANKVSDSVAVPGKQSRNERIEEFLREHYAFRYNTVKSRAEFRSSDGEFLPVTKYRLNSFRRELDRTIGISTSAENLRSMLESDFSERVNPVQAYFHKLPLVTGTQAIDELTATVTVRNARHWSEYLTKWLVGVVANAMNDLGCQNHVCLVLTGEQGKFKTTWLDNLCPRSLASYLFTGKIDLQNKDMLTLVAEYLFINIDDQLKALNKRDENELKNLITAPSVKYRRPYDVYIEEYPHLASFMPSVNGNDFLTDPTGSRRFLPFEVLSIDIDRAIWVNMDQVYAEARTLLHNGFRYWFDEAEIEELHRGNAAFHVQTIEYEMLLKGFEKPPEHAVTDCFMTTVEILDYLRSYSSLNLSEKRMGEALRKAGFERRSKRVNGNPVYGWVIEKITPNPFVSYGL; encoded by the coding sequence ATGGCAAATAAGGTGTCAGACAGCGTTGCAGTCCCCGGCAAGCAGTCCCGGAACGAGCGTATCGAGGAGTTCCTGCGGGAGCATTACGCCTTTCGCTACAACACAGTCAAAAGCCGTGCGGAGTTCCGCAGCAGCGACGGCGAGTTCCTCCCCGTGACCAAATACCGGCTTAACTCCTTTCGGCGGGAGCTCGACCGCACCATCGGCATCTCCACCTCGGCGGAGAACCTGCGCAGCATGCTCGAAAGCGACTTTTCCGAGCGTGTGAATCCCGTGCAGGCGTATTTTCATAAACTGCCGCTAGTAACGGGAACGCAGGCCATCGACGAACTGACCGCGACCGTCACTGTGCGCAACGCCCGGCATTGGTCGGAGTACCTGACCAAATGGCTCGTCGGCGTGGTCGCCAATGCGATGAACGACCTCGGATGTCAGAACCATGTCTGCCTGGTATTGACCGGCGAGCAGGGAAAGTTCAAGACCACATGGCTCGACAACCTCTGTCCCCGCTCACTCGCCAGTTATCTTTTCACGGGAAAGATCGACCTGCAGAACAAGGACATGCTGACGCTGGTCGCCGAATACCTCTTCATCAACATCGACGACCAGCTGAAGGCGCTCAACAAACGGGATGAAAACGAGCTTAAGAACCTCATCACGGCTCCTTCGGTCAAATACCGGCGGCCCTACGACGTTTACATCGAAGAGTATCCCCACTTAGCGAGCTTCATGCCCTCGGTAAACGGGAACGACTTTCTGACCGACCCGACCGGCTCGCGGCGCTTCCTGCCCTTCGAGGTGTTATCCATCGACATCGACCGGGCGATATGGGTCAATATGGATCAGGTATACGCCGAAGCCCGAACACTCCTGCATAACGGATTCCGCTACTGGTTCGACGAAGCCGAAATCGAAGAACTGCACCGGGGAAACGCCGCATTCCATGTCCAGACCATCGAATACGAAATGCTGCTGAAAGGGTTCGAGAAACCTCCGGAACATGCCGTCACGGATTGCTTTATGACCACCGTGGAGATTCTGGACTATCTGCGCAGCTATTCGTCGCTGAACCTCTCCGAGAAACGTATGGGCGAAGCCTTGCGCAAGGCTGGGTTCGAACGACGCTCGAAACGTGTCAACGGAAATCCCGTCTACGGCTGGGTCATCGAGAAGATCACACCCAATCCTTTCGTCTCTTACGGATTGTAG
- a CDS encoding site-specific integrase, with the protein MKITLIIKKSVKRYDTESKATIYARLRDGRQVDMVAPTRLTINPNLWDNKAEQVKSKIVCNDEMRSYYNDEARKLKSYLEKAYQSRQTTEPQKEWLKEALEQYYNPQKYNVETATEETAKPTLIALFDEFLEKHRLSDVRKKNYRVIKRGLQRYELYIRTTKRGQKAFVLDIDQVTADTLRDIWEFLENEYRYCALYPEIYEAIPEARTPQPRGKNTLLDCFSRIRTFFYWCNNNKKTRNRPFDDFPLEECTYGTPYYITIEELHKIYGTNLIRHPQLAVQRDIFVFQCLIGCRVGDLLKMTKSNLIDGAIEYIPRKTKEGRPLTVRVPLNQTAKEIAARYKSLDGDKLLPFISEQKYNLAIKRIFKAAGLKRLVTVINPTTREEEKRVLYEIASSHLARRTFVGNLYKQVKDPNLVGALSGHKEGSKAFARYRTIDDEMKQQLVDLLK; encoded by the coding sequence ATGAAAATAACTCTTATCATCAAAAAGAGCGTAAAACGCTATGATACAGAATCAAAGGCGACCATTTACGCGCGTCTGCGGGATGGCAGGCAGGTAGATATGGTCGCACCGACCCGGCTCACCATCAACCCCAATCTTTGGGATAACAAGGCCGAACAGGTCAAAAGCAAAATCGTTTGCAACGACGAAATGCGTTCCTATTACAACGATGAAGCCCGCAAACTCAAGTCCTACCTCGAAAAAGCCTATCAGTCCCGACAGACGACAGAACCGCAGAAAGAGTGGCTAAAAGAGGCATTGGAACAATATTACAATCCGCAAAAGTACAATGTCGAAACAGCCACGGAAGAAACCGCCAAGCCGACGTTGATCGCATTGTTCGACGAGTTCCTCGAAAAGCACCGTCTTTCCGATGTCCGCAAAAAGAATTACCGGGTCATCAAACGAGGATTACAGCGGTATGAACTTTATATCCGGACAACCAAGAGGGGGCAAAAAGCATTCGTATTGGACATCGATCAAGTAACGGCCGACACCTTGCGGGATATTTGGGAATTTTTGGAAAATGAATACCGCTACTGCGCTCTTTACCCGGAAATCTACGAAGCTATACCCGAAGCACGCACGCCGCAACCCAGAGGAAAGAATACGTTATTGGATTGTTTCTCGCGCATCCGAACTTTCTTCTACTGGTGCAACAACAACAAAAAGACCCGTAACCGACCGTTCGACGATTTCCCGTTGGAGGAATGCACATACGGAACGCCTTATTATATCACGATCGAAGAGTTGCACAAGATTTACGGCACGAACCTGATACGGCATCCGCAACTGGCCGTTCAGCGCGACATCTTCGTTTTTCAATGCCTGATCGGCTGCCGGGTGGGTGATCTGCTGAAAATGACGAAATCGAATCTGATCGACGGAGCCATCGAGTACATACCGCGCAAGACCAAGGAAGGGCGACCGCTGACCGTGCGGGTTCCGCTGAATCAGACTGCCAAAGAGATCGCAGCCCGTTACAAAAGTCTGGATGGCGACAAGCTGCTGCCCTTCATCTCCGAGCAGAAATACAATCTGGCGATCAAGCGGATTTTCAAAGCCGCCGGATTGAAACGGCTGGTTACGGTCATAAACCCCACCACCCGCGAAGAAGAAAAGAGGGTACTTTACGAGATCGCCTCGTCGCATCTGGCCCGCCGGACATTCGTCGGAAATCTGTATAAGCAGGTCAAAGACCCCAATTTGGTCGGAGCTTTGAGCGGACATAAGGAAGGCAGCAAGGCTTTCGCGCGTTATCGCACCATCGACGATGAAATGAAGCAACAGTTGGTCGATTTGCTGAAATAA
- a CDS encoding ATP-binding protein, which produces MLTQKQLVQILGNPESYNIEITTSTTNMDKFCQAICAFSNDLPGDDKSGYLIIGAEDNGKLSGLRVDDGLLLKMTNIRTDGNILPQPVMTVERFVLEGGDLLVVEVKPSEFPPVRYRGRIWVRIGPRKSIASEAEEKILMERRISNIRTFDAMPCIGTTFADIDINLVRSEFLPKAVASEILADDKRPLEEQLASLGFFDLRYNCPTNGCIILFGGNPGRYFPGAYVQYVRFKGVDRAGEIINEHKFGNNLCHDLIKIDAFVETSVSQKRPIPISVLREETVANYPYWATRELLMNAIMHRDYETNAPIQFYEYDDRIEIQNPGGLYGKVSPENFPNVSDYRNPFIAEAMKILGYVNRFSRGVYRVQKELTENGNEKAEFDFSFVTAFRVIEKASKRYYDAGFGAERNPQETHKKPTRNPQETPQNIRERIIYEIQKNPAISGRELEALLGRTSNSIKHYLLQMNKEGIISHEGPTKGGRWVVLKK; this is translated from the coding sequence ATGTTAACACAGAAACAACTGGTACAAATACTTGGCAATCCGGAAAGCTACAACATCGAGATAACGACCTCGACAACCAATATGGACAAATTTTGCCAGGCGATTTGTGCTTTTTCCAATGATTTACCCGGCGATGACAAAAGCGGCTATCTGATTATAGGAGCCGAAGACAACGGGAAGTTATCCGGCCTGCGTGTCGATGATGGTCTACTACTCAAAATGACCAATATCCGCACCGACGGCAATATTCTCCCGCAACCGGTAATGACTGTCGAGCGCTTTGTTTTGGAAGGTGGCGATTTACTCGTGGTCGAGGTCAAACCGTCCGAATTTCCTCCGGTCAGATACCGGGGACGTATTTGGGTACGGATAGGTCCGCGCAAAAGCATCGCATCGGAAGCCGAAGAAAAAATATTGATGGAGCGAAGAATCTCTAATATTCGAACGTTCGATGCCATGCCGTGTATCGGAACGACGTTTGCCGACATTGATATAAACCTTGTTCGGTCAGAATTTTTACCAAAAGCCGTAGCCAGTGAAATTCTTGCAGACGATAAGCGCCCTCTTGAAGAACAGTTGGCATCACTCGGATTTTTCGACTTGCGATATAACTGTCCGACGAACGGATGCATTATTCTGTTCGGGGGAAATCCGGGGCGCTATTTTCCGGGAGCTTATGTCCAATATGTCCGTTTCAAAGGTGTGGATCGTGCAGGGGAAATCATCAATGAACACAAGTTCGGGAATAACCTTTGCCATGACCTCATTAAAATAGACGCATTCGTCGAAACGAGTGTGTCGCAAAAACGCCCGATTCCGATTAGTGTTCTCCGGGAAGAAACCGTTGCGAATTACCCATACTGGGCAACGCGGGAACTTCTGATGAATGCGATCATGCACCGGGATTATGAAACGAATGCCCCGATACAATTCTATGAATACGATGATCGTATTGAAATACAAAATCCCGGCGGTTTATATGGAAAAGTCAGTCCGGAGAATTTTCCGAATGTAAGCGATTACCGCAATCCGTTCATTGCCGAAGCGATGAAAATTCTCGGTTATGTCAATCGTTTCAGCCGAGGTGTTTATAGGGTTCAAAAAGAGCTGACGGAAAACGGCAATGAAAAAGCCGAATTCGACTTTTCATTTGTCACGGCATTTCGGGTAATTGAAAAAGCATCGAAACGATATTACGATGCAGGCTTCGGTGCTGAGAGAAACCCACAAGAAACCCACAAGAAACCCACAAGAAACCCACAAGAAACACCCCAAAATATTCGGGAAAGGATCATCTACGAAATCCAAAAGAATCCGGCAATCTCCGGCAGGGAATTGGAAGCGTTATTAGGACGTACCTCGAATAGCATTAAGCATTATCTACTGCAAATGAACAAAGAGGGGATTATCAGTCATGAAGGGCCGACAAAAGGCGGCAGATGGGTTGTCTTAAAAAAGTAG
- a CDS encoding toprim domain-containing protein — MNDLKNIGIRQFLARRGIQPKYECNGYGMYLSPLREERTPSFKVDYVRNLWYDFGLGEGGTLRTLVMRLERCDSREAVRRLQNGEKRDAGSVSLSPGVGERPAAGGPLPVLRPATLPAFRILSDASLRHPALVGYLASRGIVPPVAAAFCREVRYEINGRAFFAVGFRNDAGGWELRSARFKGGSSPKHITTIDNRSDTVIAFEGFMDFLAYLSLKHPERLRIDAAVLNSVVNLPKAIPFLSRHPVIHAFFDNDEAGRKTTSDLIRLCPRSEVIDQRHFYSGHKDVNDYLTARIKDRTQKPSTQKNAPETKAVQTLRNNLQALKAETAEIEPPCRKGVKI, encoded by the coding sequence ATGAATGATCTGAAAAATATCGGCATCAGGCAATTCCTCGCACGGCGGGGCATTCAGCCCAAGTACGAATGCAACGGCTACGGTATGTATCTTTCCCCTTTGCGGGAAGAACGCACGCCGAGTTTCAAAGTGGACTACGTGCGAAATCTTTGGTACGACTTCGGACTGGGCGAAGGCGGCACATTGCGCACCCTCGTAATGCGGTTGGAGCGGTGCGACAGCCGCGAAGCGGTCCGACGGCTGCAAAACGGTGAAAAAAGGGACGCCGGTTCCGTTTCTCTTTCACCGGGTGTTGGCGAGCGTCCAGCTGCCGGAGGTCCCTTGCCGGTCTTGCGTCCGGCCACCCTTCCCGCGTTCCGCATCCTCTCCGACGCTTCGCTCCGGCATCCGGCATTGGTCGGTTATCTCGCCTCGCGCGGCATCGTCCCGCCGGTCGCCGCGGCATTCTGCCGCGAGGTCCGTTACGAGATAAACGGCCGCGCCTTTTTCGCCGTCGGTTTCCGCAACGATGCCGGAGGGTGGGAGCTCCGCTCCGCACGGTTCAAAGGCGGCTCCTCGCCCAAACATATCACCACCATCGACAACCGTTCCGATACGGTAATCGCCTTCGAAGGATTTATGGATTTCCTCGCTTATCTCTCGCTGAAACACCCCGAACGACTGCGCATCGACGCCGCGGTTCTGAACTCGGTCGTCAACCTGCCCAAAGCCATCCCGTTTCTCTCCCGGCATCCGGTGATTCACGCCTTCTTTGACAACGACGAAGCCGGGCGTAAAACGACCTCCGATCTGATCCGTCTTTGCCCCCGCAGCGAGGTAATCGACCAAAGGCATTTTTACAGCGGGCACAAGGACGTAAATGACTATCTGACCGCCCGCATAAAAGACCGAACACAAAAGCCTTCGACACAGAAGAACGCCCCCGAAACAAAGGCCGTTCAGACTCTTCGGAATAATCTGCAAGCCCTGAAAGCGGAAACGGCGGAAATTGAACCACCGTGTCGGAAAGGGGTAAAGATTTAA
- a CDS encoding DUF5677 domain-containing protein, with amino-acid sequence MDTTLMSEYVELHKKIIEKLYRYVEYHYFDANDAPQLLSKNDAVIAGNFARLIKLNVSILQHVCECKGEILMILLRCYIETYVNIKYFISTDNTVKEAYIKDSLSNEVKFSETIKTNITNRDGNILDIEKRMIDSINKAFSISGYQDKKVSRNYQWKSIKERVKIVVNDKDTFYNGLIGMSSHSIHGKWQDILKYNLFLKENDKFSINIEWTSPQPQLMDCVIWANIDLLDVIKGASEITIDEYKQQLISLISRHEESLKNTHNTSK; translated from the coding sequence ATGGATACAACACTAATGTCAGAATACGTCGAATTGCATAAAAAAATCATAGAAAAACTATATAGATATGTGGAATATCATTATTTTGATGCAAATGATGCACCTCAATTACTCTCAAAAAATGACGCTGTTATTGCAGGGAATTTTGCCCGATTAATTAAACTAAATGTTTCAATATTGCAACATGTATGCGAATGCAAAGGTGAAATATTAATGATCTTATTAAGATGCTATATTGAAACATATGTCAATATTAAATATTTCATATCAACGGACAACACCGTCAAAGAAGCTTACATAAAGGATTCGTTATCCAACGAAGTAAAATTCTCAGAAACAATAAAAACAAATATAACCAATAGAGATGGAAATATTCTGGATATTGAAAAAAGGATGATAGATTCAATTAACAAGGCTTTCTCAATATCAGGTTATCAAGATAAAAAGGTTAGCCGCAATTATCAGTGGAAAAGCATTAAAGAGCGAGTTAAAATTGTTGTTAATGATAAAGATACATTTTACAATGGACTGATAGGTATGTCGAGTCACTCTATTCATGGTAAATGGCAAGATATTCTTAAATATAATCTATTTTTGAAAGAAAATGATAAATTTTCAATCAATATTGAATGGACATCCCCACAGCCACAACTTATGGATTGCGTTATTTGGGCGAATATTGATTTATTAGATGTAATCAAAGGAGCATCTGAAATTACAATAGATGAATATAAACAACAATTAATATCTCTTATCTCTCGTCACGAAGAATCTCTTAAAAATACTCACAACACATCGAAATAA
- the mobC gene encoding plasmid mobilization relaxosome protein MobC, whose protein sequence is MAQLKGIARNLNQLTRSANAGGFAAEVAPHAAIITQIEDFLKQLRHDR, encoded by the coding sequence ATGGCGCAGTTGAAAGGCATTGCCCGCAACCTGAATCAACTCACTCGCTCGGCCAATGCCGGCGGGTTTGCGGCAGAGGTTGCGCCCCATGCGGCGATCATTACCCAGATCGAGGACTTTCTAAAACAGTTGCGCCATGATCGGTAA
- a CDS encoding MobC family plasmid mobilization relaxosome protein — translation METPKKTYGKQGGRPKVSIGRIRKYVVSTRLSPERKLRFSALCREAGQPPAEVLRQLIDRGTVRARITREQLDFMAQLKGIARNLNQLTRLANAKGLAAVRVRHAAIVTAIEKLLKQICDGR, via the coding sequence ATGGAAACACCGAAAAAAACATACGGCAAACAAGGCGGACGCCCGAAAGTCAGTATCGGCCGCATCCGCAAATACGTCGTCAGCACGCGGCTCAGCCCCGAACGGAAACTCCGATTCTCGGCCCTCTGCCGCGAGGCAGGGCAACCGCCTGCCGAAGTCCTGCGCCAGCTGATCGACCGAGGAACGGTAAGGGCGCGAATCACACGCGAACAGCTGGATTTCATGGCCCAGCTCAAAGGCATCGCCCGGAATCTGAACCAGCTGACCCGGCTGGCCAATGCCAAAGGTCTGGCGGCTGTCAGAGTCCGGCATGCGGCAATCGTCACGGCCATCGAAAAACTCCTGAAACAGATATGCGATGGTCGGTAA